A single region of the Pontimicrobium sp. SW4 genome encodes:
- a CDS encoding histidine kinase: MFTKEVILKKIAQILLHILFWCGVLLFFTYFFGFENNDDNYILSFSLFLMPITIATTYVSIYKLIPDYLIKKRYFLFGLYSFYTLIISGYLLLVSVFFGLGYLSEFEFSNMSQLSRNLFFVMVAVYLIVIIVSAFKLLKLNLTHAEKTKKLETKILETQLKLKEQELNYLKMQIHPHFLFNTLNTMYGFALKKADETPEMILKLSNLLDYLLYQVDKPFVLLSDEINHIKDYIELEKLRFNNTLDIRFNCNNILENTKIAPMLLLPFVENSFKHGSLKNGVLTIIIDLSCSKEYIHFNIENSNSKSELTKKGIGLQNMQKRLDLLYKNKYTLTIDDTVAFFKVHLKLNHN; this comes from the coding sequence ATGTTTACCAAAGAAGTCATTTTAAAAAAAATTGCTCAAATATTACTTCACATTCTTTTTTGGTGTGGCGTACTCCTCTTTTTTACCTATTTTTTTGGTTTTGAAAACAACGATGATAATTACATTCTTTCGTTTTCATTGTTTTTAATGCCAATAACTATAGCAACTACATATGTATCTATTTATAAGTTGATACCAGACTATTTAATTAAAAAGAGATACTTTTTATTTGGTCTATATAGTTTTTATACTCTAATCATTTCTGGCTACTTATTATTGGTTTCGGTGTTTTTTGGTTTAGGTTATTTATCTGAATTTGAATTCAGTAATATGTCGCAACTAAGTAGAAATCTATTTTTTGTAATGGTTGCTGTGTACCTAATTGTAATTATAGTGAGTGCTTTTAAACTTTTAAAGCTAAACCTAACGCATGCAGAAAAAACAAAAAAACTAGAAACTAAAATTTTAGAAACACAGCTAAAACTAAAAGAGCAAGAATTGAATTATTTAAAAATGCAGATTCACCCACATTTCTTGTTTAACACCTTAAATACCATGTATGGTTTTGCATTGAAAAAGGCAGATGAAACACCAGAAATGATATTAAAACTATCTAATCTACTCGACTATTTGCTATATCAAGTGGATAAGCCTTTTGTATTATTGTCTGATGAAATAAACCATATAAAAGATTATATTGAGCTTGAAAAATTACGTTTCAATAACACGTTAGATATACGCTTTAACTGCAACAATATTCTAGAGAACACAAAAATTGCACCTATGCTATTACTTCCTTTTGTTGAAAACAGTTTTAAACATGGTAGTTTAAAAAATGGTGTGCTAACTATAATTATTGATTTATCTTGTAGCAAGGAATATATTCATTTCAATATAGAAAATTCAAATTCAAAATCTGAGCTAACCAAAAAAGGTATAGGCTTACAGAACATGCAAAAACGATTGGATTTACTATATAAGAACAAATACACTTTAACCATTGATGATACTGTAGCTTTTTTTAAAGTTCACTTAAAATTAAACCACAATTAA
- a CDS encoding mechanosensitive ion channel domain-containing protein, whose protein sequence is MEKLAELKDMAIENFSTTGVSILKALLVLLFGWLFIKLLLSILKRALKAIKIDKFGEKLNDIEIIEGKKLNVNLTKIIISFIKWSLLLILIIIVSEMMGMTIISEEIGNLISYLPQLLSAAAIFVIGLFIANFVKKSIQSFFKSFELSGSKIVSQLVFFILLAIISITALNQAGINTDIITSNLSLIFGAFLAAFALAIGLGAREVVADLLRTYYTRRTYEVGQRIKFNNVEGEIITIDDISMTLKTITGKLIIPIKDIVNSQVEVLE, encoded by the coding sequence ATGGAAAAGCTAGCAGAACTTAAAGACATGGCTATTGAAAACTTCTCAACCACAGGAGTTAGCATTTTAAAAGCACTATTAGTGCTGTTATTTGGATGGCTGTTTATTAAATTATTATTATCTATTCTAAAGCGTGCCTTAAAGGCAATTAAGATTGACAAATTTGGTGAAAAACTAAATGATATTGAGATTATTGAAGGAAAGAAACTTAACGTTAACCTTACCAAAATAATTATATCATTCATTAAATGGTCATTGCTATTGATACTTATTATTATAGTATCTGAAATGATGGGTATGACCATTATTTCGGAAGAGATAGGCAATCTAATTTCTTATTTACCACAATTATTAAGTGCTGCAGCTATTTTCGTAATTGGTTTATTTATTGCCAATTTTGTTAAAAAATCGATTCAATCATTTTTTAAATCGTTTGAGCTCTCAGGATCTAAAATAGTAAGTCAATTAGTATTCTTTATTTTATTAGCTATTATATCAATTACTGCACTAAATCAAGCTGGGATAAATACAGATATTATTACAAGCAATCTTAGCTTAATTTTTGGCGCGTTTCTCGCTGCTTTTGCTTTAGCTATTGGCTTGGGAGCAAGAGAAGTAGTAGCAGATTTACTACGGACTTATTATACTAGACGTACTTATGAAGTTGGACAAAGAATAAAGTTTAACAACGTTGAAGGAGAAATAATTACAATAGATGACATCTCTATGACGTTAAAAACAATAACAGGTAAACTTATTATACCTATTAAAGATATTGTGAATAGTCAAGTTGAAGTTTTAGAATAA
- a CDS encoding two-component regulator propeller domain-containing protein — MKFLLPILFPLLFTSCNGQKNKPVEIKESKVYTNADIITSSLLDKNGDLWFGTSTEGLYKYDGEKFSNFNESNGLCTNQIWSIIEDDKGIIWLATNKGLCKYNSNTFTQISLPYIDTSSDWYKDIYPTINPNQANSIIQDKDGIFWISTSGGGAYKYDGNTFENILADKGRKYEDSLHHNVIQSVMEDKNGNIWFASMSNGGITRFDGETFKDLKSEDGLSDNMVRNLFQDNEGNIWIGTNGNRNGGLDKFDGKNFTNFNESNGLCSNNIDVIYQTKSGVMWFGSDRSGVCYLENGKFIPIQELSEVAIRTIIEDKNGDLWFGGRKGNLWKYEGKQLTDLTQLKNE; from the coding sequence ATGAAATTTCTTCTTCCAATACTATTTCCACTTTTATTTACTTCTTGCAACGGACAGAAAAATAAACCTGTTGAAATAAAAGAATCTAAAGTTTATACTAATGCTGACATTATTACTAGTAGTCTATTAGATAAAAATGGAGACTTATGGTTTGGAACATCAACTGAAGGACTTTACAAATATGATGGAGAAAAATTTTCAAACTTTAATGAAAGTAATGGACTATGCACTAACCAAATATGGAGCATCATAGAAGATGATAAAGGAATAATTTGGTTGGCAACTAATAAAGGTTTGTGCAAATACAATAGCAATACGTTTACTCAAATTTCGCTTCCATATATTGACACCAGTAGCGATTGGTATAAAGACATTTACCCAACTATCAACCCAAACCAAGCAAATTCTATAATCCAAGATAAAGACGGGATATTTTGGATTAGCACTTCTGGTGGTGGTGCTTATAAATATGACGGAAATACATTTGAGAATATTTTGGCTGATAAAGGCAGAAAATATGAAGACAGTCTTCATCACAATGTTATACAGAGTGTCATGGAGGACAAAAACGGTAATATTTGGTTTGCTTCTATGAGCAATGGAGGAATAACTCGTTTTGATGGAGAGACATTTAAGGATTTAAAAAGTGAAGATGGATTAAGCGATAATATGGTTCGTAATCTCTTTCAAGACAATGAAGGAAATATTTGGATTGGAACTAATGGTAATAGGAATGGCGGATTGGATAAGTTTGATGGAAAGAACTTCACGAACTTTAATGAAAGTAATGGTTTGTGTAGTAACAATATAGATGTCATTTACCAAACTAAAAGTGGAGTAATGTGGTTTGGAAGTGATAGAAGTGGCGTGTGTTATCTTGAAAATGGAAAATTTATACCAATCCAAGAATTATCCGAAGTCGCAATCCGAACAATTATCGAAGACAAGAATGGGGATTTATGGTTTGGTGGAAGAAAAGGAAACCTATGGAAATATGAAGGAAAGCAACTGACTGATCTAACCCAATTGAAAAATGAATAA
- the lpdA gene encoding dihydrolipoyl dehydrogenase — MNSYDVAIIGSGPGGYVAAIRCAQLGMKTAIIEKYSTLGGTCLNVGCIPSKALLDSSHHYEDAVKHFEEHGIEIPGDIKVNLEKMIARKQSVVDQTTGGIDFLMKKNKIDVYEGLGSFKDATHITISGKETTEIEAKNTIIATGSKPSNLPFIKIDKERVITSTEALKLKEIPKHMIVIGGGVIGLELGQVYKRLGAEVSVVEYMDRIIPTMDSGLSRELNKVLKKQKFKINASHKVKSVERVGDEVIVKADNKKGEEVEFKGDYCLVSVGRRPYTDGLNAEAAGVKLNDRGQVEVNDHLQTSVSNIYAIGDVIKGAMLAHKAEEEGVFVAETIAGQKPHIDYNLIPGVVYTWPEVAAVGKTEEELKDAGINYKVGQFPMRALGRSRASMDLDGFVKILADKTTDEILGVHMVGARAADMIAEAVVAMEYRASAEDVSRMSHAHPTFTEAIKEAALAATDDRALHI, encoded by the coding sequence TACTTGTTTAAATGTTGGTTGTATACCAAGTAAAGCCCTTTTAGACTCGTCTCACCACTATGAAGATGCTGTAAAGCATTTTGAGGAACATGGAATAGAAATTCCAGGCGATATAAAAGTGAATTTAGAAAAAATGATTGCACGTAAGCAATCTGTTGTAGATCAAACTACAGGTGGCATTGATTTCTTGATGAAGAAAAACAAAATCGATGTTTACGAAGGCTTAGGAAGTTTTAAGGATGCTACCCATATTACTATTTCTGGAAAAGAAACTACAGAAATTGAGGCTAAAAACACCATCATAGCCACTGGAAGTAAACCATCAAACTTGCCATTTATAAAAATAGATAAAGAACGAGTTATCACTTCAACCGAAGCTTTAAAACTAAAAGAAATCCCTAAGCACATGATTGTGATTGGTGGAGGTGTTATTGGTTTAGAACTTGGTCAAGTGTATAAGCGTTTAGGAGCAGAAGTCTCTGTAGTTGAATATATGGATCGTATTATCCCAACGATGGATTCTGGGTTATCAAGAGAGTTAAATAAAGTGCTTAAAAAACAGAAATTCAAAATTAATGCGTCTCACAAAGTAAAGTCTGTTGAAAGAGTTGGAGATGAAGTAATTGTAAAAGCTGATAATAAAAAAGGAGAAGAAGTAGAGTTTAAAGGAGATTATTGTTTAGTATCAGTAGGTCGTCGTCCTTATACAGATGGTTTAAACGCAGAAGCTGCTGGAGTAAAGCTAAATGATAGAGGACAAGTGGAAGTGAATGACCATTTACAAACAAGCGTTTCAAACATTTATGCAATTGGAGATGTTATTAAAGGCGCAATGCTTGCGCATAAAGCTGAAGAAGAAGGTGTGTTTGTTGCTGAAACTATTGCAGGACAAAAACCGCATATCGATTATAATTTAATTCCAGGCGTGGTTTACACATGGCCAGAAGTTGCGGCTGTTGGTAAAACAGAAGAAGAATTAAAAGATGCTGGAATCAACTATAAAGTTGGTCAATTCCCAATGCGTGCTTTAGGTAGAAGTAGAGCAAGTATGGATTTAGACGGATTTGTAAAAATCCTTGCAGATAAAACGACTGATGAGATTTTAGGCGTACACATGGTTGGTGCTAGAGCTGCTGATATGATTGCTGAGGCAGTTGTTGCTATGGAATATAGAGCTTCTGCAGAAGATGTATCACGTATGTCTCATGCACATCCAACATTTACTGAGGCTATTAAAGAAGCAGCTTTAGCTGCCACAGATGATAGAGCTTTGCATATCTAA
- a CDS encoding RNA polymerase sigma factor, whose translation MKVEQDFNKLSDEDLVKTIVSSNDTLLFEILYDRYAKMVYNKCRGFSRSDDEAEDLTQDIFLKLFVKLSTFKGNSKFSTWLYAFTYNHCVNYVNRNTAKKIEKQSVDATNIEDSGYSIDDNDNDINQLKVDKLKEALELISPEEKMILLLKYQDYLSIKELTGILDIGESAVKMRIKRAKEKLINVYNDNENER comes from the coding sequence TTGAAAGTAGAACAAGATTTTAATAAATTATCTGACGAAGATTTAGTGAAAACTATCGTGTCTTCTAACGATACGTTATTATTTGAAATTCTATATGATCGTTATGCGAAAATGGTGTATAACAAGTGTAGAGGGTTTTCAAGAAGTGATGATGAAGCTGAAGATTTAACCCAAGATATCTTTTTGAAGCTTTTTGTAAAGCTGAGTACTTTTAAAGGAAACTCTAAATTTTCAACGTGGTTATACGCTTTTACTTATAATCATTGTGTGAATTATGTAAATCGTAATACAGCAAAGAAAATTGAAAAACAATCGGTTGATGCTACAAATATTGAAGATTCTGGATATAGTATTGACGATAATGATAATGACATTAATCAACTAAAGGTTGATAAACTGAAAGAAGCACTAGAATTAATCTCTCCAGAAGAGAAAATGATTCTGTTGCTAAAATATCAAGATTACTTAAGCATAAAAGAGCTTACAGGCATCTTAGATATTGGAGAAAGCGCAGTAAAAATGCGTATAAAAAGAGCGAAAGAGAAACTCATTAATGTATATAACGATAATGAAAATGAGCGATAA
- a CDS encoding thioredoxin family protein, translated as MKNRFIIILIALLTYAIFLIFKNPQPYGKLAMLPITLLVIFGFIKKRILRNILMSIALIAISLIFIVGTRSLLSNTTNQELFNQETPVKFSKLTFEEALLFSKETNKPLFIDFYTVWCGPCIQFHKEVLTDKSVASKMNKAFINLKYNIYEGEGNLLREKYGVSYVPRFVIINDLGEIIEDINTDSILTKERMIKISNNYLK; from the coding sequence ATGAAAAATAGGTTTATTATTATACTAATAGCTTTATTAACGTATGCTATTTTTTTAATATTTAAGAACCCACAACCATATGGCAAATTAGCAATGCTACCAATTACTTTGCTAGTAATTTTTGGGTTTATTAAAAAAAGAATTCTTCGAAATATTTTAATGTCTATTGCACTAATAGCAATATCGTTAATATTTATTGTTGGCACACGTTCATTATTATCTAATACTACCAATCAAGAATTATTTAATCAAGAAACTCCAGTAAAATTTTCAAAACTAACATTCGAAGAGGCTCTTCTGTTTTCTAAAGAAACTAATAAACCATTATTTATCGATTTCTATACAGTTTGGTGTGGTCCATGTATACAATTTCATAAAGAGGTTTTAACTGACAAAAGTGTTGCAAGTAAAATGAATAAGGCATTTATAAACTTAAAATATAACATTTATGAAGGGGAAGGAAACTTGCTTAGAGAAAAGTATGGAGTTTCTTATGTTCCTCGCTTTGTAATTATTAATGATTTAGGAGAAATAATAGAAGATATCAATACAGATTCTATCCTAACTAAAGAGCGCATGATAAAAATATCTAATAATTATTTAAAATAG
- a CDS encoding LytTR family DNA-binding domain-containing protein → MQQQKNISCLIVDDEAIAREVIATHLSKIANIVVIASCSNAMEAFNAIRNHKIDLVFLDINMPEISGISFAKSINKEIKIIFTTAYRDYAVEGFELQAVDYLLKPVSFERLLKAINTYFDVYSRSKKQIETEAENNDFMFVRSDRQMIKIDFNEIIYIESYSDYIKIHLANETIVTRETISAIEVKLPKDKFIRIHRSFIVALHKISSFTNEQIVIENTSLTISRSYKSDVLELLKKF, encoded by the coding sequence TTGCAGCAGCAAAAAAACATATCATGTCTTATTGTAGATGATGAAGCCATCGCAAGAGAAGTTATTGCTACACATCTTTCAAAAATAGCGAATATTGTAGTTATTGCTAGTTGCAGCAATGCTATGGAAGCATTTAATGCTATTAGAAATCATAAAATAGATTTAGTGTTCTTAGATATTAATATGCCTGAAATATCTGGTATTTCATTTGCCAAATCGATAAATAAAGAGATTAAGATTATTTTTACTACTGCCTATCGTGATTATGCAGTAGAAGGGTTTGAACTGCAAGCTGTAGATTATTTATTAAAACCTGTATCGTTTGAGCGTTTACTAAAAGCGATTAACACTTATTTTGATGTGTATAGCAGGTCAAAAAAGCAAATTGAAACTGAAGCAGAAAACAATGATTTTATGTTTGTGCGTTCAGACAGACAAATGATTAAAATTGATTTCAATGAAATTATCTATATTGAAAGTTATAGTGATTATATTAAAATTCATTTAGCGAATGAAACCATCGTGACTCGTGAAACCATAAGTGCTATAGAAGTTAAACTTCCAAAAGATAAATTTATAAGAATTCACAGGTCGTTTATAGTCGCATTACATAAAATTTCTTCGTTTACTAATGAACAAATTGTTATTGAAAATACATCTTTAACTATTAGTAGAAGTTACAAAAGCGATGTTTTAGAATTATTAAAAAAATTCTAA